Proteins found in one Sorghum bicolor cultivar BTx623 chromosome 1, Sorghum_bicolor_NCBIv3, whole genome shotgun sequence genomic segment:
- the LOC8067408 gene encoding UDP-xylose transporter 1: MSDGAGSRTGVAGALGLSVTSSVAIVICNKYLISTLGFFFATTLTSWHLMVTFFTLYVAQRLHFFEPKAIDARTVISFGLLNGISIGLLNLCLGFNSVGFYQMTKLAIIPFTIVLETIFLNKKFSQTIKASLMVLLLGVGIASVTDLQLNLLGSIIAVLTIAATCVGQILTNQIQRRLKVSSTQLLYQSSPYQSAVLLVTGPFVDKLLTKRDVFAFSYTTQVVAFILLSCSIAVCVNFSTFLVIGTTSPVTYQVLGHLKTCLVLSFGYIILKDPFSARNVVGILIAIFGMGLYSYYSVVESRKKTEAATSLPVAAQMSEKDSSPLLGAKSSPRTENKSEETFDYMPRTAKSAFTGR; the protein is encoded by the exons ATGTCGGACGGCGCGGGCTCCCGGACGGGCGTCGCTGGCGCGCTGGGCCTCTCGGTCACCTCGTCGGTGGCCATCGTCATCTGCAACAAGTACCTCATCAGCACTCTCGGCTTCTTCTTCG CGACGACGCTGACGAGCTGGCACCTCATGGTGACCTTCTTCACGCTGTACGTTGCGCAGCGGCTGCATTTCTTTGAGCCAAAGGCAATTGACGCGCGGACCGTCATCTCCTTCGGCCTGCTAAATGGCATCTCCATTGGTCTCCTCAACCTCTGCCTCGGATTCAACTCTGTTGGCTTCTACCAG ATGACCAAGCTGGCCATCATACCCTTCACCATAGTCTTGGAAACCATCTTTCTGAACAAGAAGTTCAG TCAGACCATCAAGGCCTCCCTCATGGTCCTGCTCCTGGGAGTCGGCATCGCATCGGTCACAGATCTCCAGCTCAATCTCCTCGGCTCCATCATTGCCGTGCTCACCATCGCCGCGACATGCGTCGGGCAGATT CTGACCAACCAAATCCAGAGGAGGCTGAAGGTTTCCTCGACGCAGCTGCTGTACCAGTCGTCGCCGTACCAGTCCGCGGTGCTGCTCGTCACTGGTCCGTTCGTGGACAAGCTCCTGACCAAGCGCGACGTCTTCGCGTTTAGCTACACCACCCAAGTCGTG GCGTTCATCCTGCTGTCGTGCTCGATCGCGGTGTGCGTCAACTTCAGCACGTTCCTGGTGATCGGCACGACATCGCCCGTGACGTACCAGGTTCTGGGCCACCTCAAGACGTGCCTGGTGCTCTCCTTCGGCTACATCATCCTCAAGGACCCCTTCAGCGCCCGCAACGTGGTGGGCATCCTCATCGCCATCTTCGGCATGGGCCTCTACTCCTACTACTCCGTCGTCGAAAGCAGGAAGAAGACCGAGGCCGCCACCTCGCTGCCGGTCGCCGCGCAG ATGAGCGAGAAGGACTCGTCTCCACTCCTCGGCGCCAAGAGCTCGCCACGGACAGAGAACAAGAGCGAGGAGACCTTCGACTACATGCCGAGGACGGCGAAGAGCGCATTCACCGGCCGGTGA
- the LOC8067409 gene encoding mitochondrial import inner membrane translocase subunit PAM16 like 2 → MAGKLIANLIVMGSTIIGRAMLQAYRKALDNANKTGVAHEAINNIRRASKTMTEQEARQILGVSENSTWEEIVQRYDNLFERNAKSGSFYLQSKVHRAKECLETVYQKNKQDEPPN, encoded by the exons GCTGGGAAGCTTATTGCAAATCTGATTGTCATGGGCTCTACAATTATAGGAAGAGCTATGCTTCAGGCATATCGTAAAGCACTTGATA ATGCAAATAAAACCGGTGTGGCCCATGAGGCAATAAACAATATTCGTAGAGCAAGCAAAACAATGACCGAACAAGAAGCGAGGCAGATACTGGGTGTCTCAGAGAATTCAACGTGGGAAGAGATTGTACAG CGATACGATAACTTGTTTGAAAGAAATGCCAAATCTGGGAGCTTTTACCTCCAATCGAAGGTTCACCGGGCCAAGGAGTGCCTAGAAACAGTGTACCAAAAGAACAAACAAGATGAGCCTCCTAATTGA